A single genomic interval of Eurosta solidaginis isolate ZX-2024a chromosome 3, ASM4086904v1, whole genome shotgun sequence harbors:
- the LOC137245147 gene encoding uncharacterized protein isoform X6 yields MESQRGEGGEKSLTMVDRHTKKQAYTLEKVKYISSGSRIFTLACLGPRYFCVSERVLYQVRNMKRRTFYNLCSQENQEFKRSAAEYANISKFARAYADFNAVAPDVWDTTSESSFCRQESSECATDAENTFDSFPSELSTAEKLYYIKSWAMRHNITQEALNDLVRTLLIIGVKNLPLSAQTILETPKNSVEVQNILGGEFAYYGIQSYFESRLFPSLKNATQVLIDVGIDSLKPFESSKRVLWPILGSIVGNAIERPFLIACFSGKQKPTNANGFLKDFAEEVSLLRTNGLKVGSFPDLKRFDVHLFICDSPARAFISGVQGHSGKRSCPKCCQVGERIGTRLSFSKQICELRTDLAFKNRLDKEHHNLQQQSVLEAANFRMVSQFPLDPMHLVDLGVTKGNIAEMNTRFDYISSYVPSEFGRVCRNLEENKNWKSTEYRQFLLYSGIFVLKGCVDDNLYYHFLLLHASIRILSCGTFCETETNVVQEMLDEFVNLFGEIYGDDLISFNIHCLLHLPACARDNGTLDQFSAYKFENFMQFLKKLIKKPNQILQQLYFRLQERKCLEIKKTSKYGSLIIDPKKEKDSYFFSKGTGPIKIIETINESGKDVVVANAFLKVDNYYEAPLESLSALGILVGSRLDEMRLEISWEDIEHKYFCIPFENKYLLIPLLHNLFHKFSN; encoded by the exons ATGGAATCTCAACGTGGAGAAGGAGGTGAAAAGTCCTTGACTATGGTGGACAGACACACAAAAAA gCAAGCATATACTTTGGAAAAGGTTAAGTATATCAGCAGTGGAAGCAGAATTTTTACGCTCGCGTGTTTGGGTCCGCGCTATTTTTGTGTTTCTGAACGTGTCCTATATCAGGTAAGAAATATGAAGAGAAGAACGTTTTATAACCTTTGCAGTCAGGAAAATCAAGAATTTAAGCGCAGTGCAGCCGAATACgccaatatttcaaaatttgctcgGGCATATGCTGATTTTAATGCAGTTGCGCCAGATGTGTGGGACACCACCTCCGAAAGCTCTTTCTGCCGTCAGGAATCTTCTGAATGTGCAACAGATGCTGAGAATACGTTCGACAGCTTCCCTTCTGAACTTTCGACTGCAGAAAAATTGTATTATATAAAGTCATGGGCCATGCGACATAATATTACCCAAGAAGCATTAAATGATCTCGTTCGGACCTTATTAATTATTGGGGTGAAAAATCTGCCGCTGTCGGCACAGACAATTCTTGAAACACCCAAAAATAGTGTGGAAGTACAGAATATTCTCGGTGGTGAGTTTGCATACTATGGCATTCAGTCCTACTTCGAGTCAAGGTTGTTTCCTAGTCTAAAAAACGCTACACAAGTATTAATAGATGTGGGAATTGATAGTCTCAAACCATTTGAAAGTTCGAAGAGAGTGCTATGGCCGATTCTAGGATCAATTGTCGGTAATGCAATTGAGCGTCCTTTTTTGATTGCGTGTTTTtcaggaaaacaaaaaccaacaaacgcaaacggttttttGAAAGACTTCGCGGAAGAAGTTAGTCTATTAAGGACAAATGGCTTGAAAGTAGGCTCATTCCCCGATTTGAAACGGTTTGATGTTCATCTATTTATATGCGATTCACCCGCACGAGCTTTTATTTCTGGAGTACAAGGACATAGCGGAAAACGCAGTTGTCCTAAGTGTTGCCAGGTGGGAGAACGTATAGGAACAAGATTGTCATTCTCAAAACAGATATGTGAGTTGCGAACCGACTTAGCCTTTAAGAACAGACTTGACAAGGAACACCATAACTTACAACAACAAAGTGTGCTTGAGGCAGCAAACTTTCGTATGGTATCCCAATTCCCCCTAGATCCAATGCATCTTGTTGATCTAGGCGTGACAAAGGGAAACATTGCTGAAATGAATACAAGGTTTGACTATATATCTTCCTACGTCCCTTCAGAATTCGGAAGAGTTTGCAGAAatttagaagaaaataaaaactggAAATCAACAGAGTACAGACAGTTTTTACTTTATTCTGGGATATTTGTTTTAAAAGGTTGCGTTGATGATAATTTGTATTATCATTTCCTTCTTTTACATGCCAGCATACGAATCCTTTCTTGTGGAACATTTTGCGAAACCGAGACCAATGTTGTACAAGAAATGTTAGACGAGTTTGTCAACCTCTTTGGTGAAATTTACGGTGACGATTTAATTAGCTTTAACATCCACTGTTTGTTGCATTTGCCTGCGTGTGCCAGAGATAATGGGACTTTGGATCAATTCTCtgcatacaaatttgaaaattttatgcaattcctgaaaaagttgataaaaaagcccaatcaaattttgcagcaactttattttcgCCTTCAGGAGAGAAAATGcctagaaataaaaaaaacatcaaaatatgGTTCTCTTATTATTGATCCAAAAAAAGAGAAGGATTCATATTTCTTTAGTAAGGGGACAGGTCCaataaaaataatagaaacaaTAAACGAATCGGGAAAGGACGTGGTAGTAGCGAACGCATTTCTTAAAGTCGATAATTATTACGAAGCACCACTTGAGTCACTTTCAGCCCTTGGTATATTGGTTGGAAGTAGGTTGGATGAAATGAGACTTGAAATTTCCTGGGAAGATATTGAACATAAGTATTTTTGTATtccttttgaaaataaatatcttCTCATACCCTTACTTCATAacctttttcacaaattttctaaCTAA
- the LOC137245147 gene encoding uncharacterized protein isoform X9 — MCKLQAYTLEKVKYISSGSRIFTLACLGPRYFCVSERVLYQVRNMKRRTFYNLCSQENQEFKRSAAEYANISKFARAYADFNAVAPDVWDTTSESSFCRQESSECATDAENTFDSFPSELSTAEKLYYIKSWAMRHNITQEALNDLVRTLLIIGVKNLPLSAQTILETPKNSVEVQNILGGEFAYYGIQSYFESRLFPSLKNATQVLIDVGIDSLKPFESSKRVLWPILGSIVGNAIERPFLIACFSGKQKPTNANGFLKDFAEEVSLLRTNGLKVGSFPDLKRFDVHLFICDSPARAFISGVQGHSGKRSCPKCCQVGERIGTRLSFSKQICELRTDLAFKNRLDKEHHNLQQQSVLEAANFRMVSQFPLDPMHLVDLGVTKGNIAEMNTRFDYISSYVPSEFGRVCRNLEENKNWKSTEYRQFLLYSGIFVLKGCVDDNLYYHFLLLHASIRILSCGTFCETETNVVQEMLDEFVNLFGEIYGDDLISFNIHCLLHLPACARDNGTLDQFSAYKFENFMQFLKKLIKKPNQILQQLYFRLQERKCLEIKKTSKYGSLIIDPKKEKDSYFFSKGTGPIKIIETINESGKDVVVANAFLKVDNYYEAPLESLSALGILVGSRLDEMRLEISWEDIEHKYFCIPFENKYLLIPLLHNLFHKFSN, encoded by the exons atgtgtaaatt gCAAGCATATACTTTGGAAAAGGTTAAGTATATCAGCAGTGGAAGCAGAATTTTTACGCTCGCGTGTTTGGGTCCGCGCTATTTTTGTGTTTCTGAACGTGTCCTATATCAGGTAAGAAATATGAAGAGAAGAACGTTTTATAACCTTTGCAGTCAGGAAAATCAAGAATTTAAGCGCAGTGCAGCCGAATACgccaatatttcaaaatttgctcgGGCATATGCTGATTTTAATGCAGTTGCGCCAGATGTGTGGGACACCACCTCCGAAAGCTCTTTCTGCCGTCAGGAATCTTCTGAATGTGCAACAGATGCTGAGAATACGTTCGACAGCTTCCCTTCTGAACTTTCGACTGCAGAAAAATTGTATTATATAAAGTCATGGGCCATGCGACATAATATTACCCAAGAAGCATTAAATGATCTCGTTCGGACCTTATTAATTATTGGGGTGAAAAATCTGCCGCTGTCGGCACAGACAATTCTTGAAACACCCAAAAATAGTGTGGAAGTACAGAATATTCTCGGTGGTGAGTTTGCATACTATGGCATTCAGTCCTACTTCGAGTCAAGGTTGTTTCCTAGTCTAAAAAACGCTACACAAGTATTAATAGATGTGGGAATTGATAGTCTCAAACCATTTGAAAGTTCGAAGAGAGTGCTATGGCCGATTCTAGGATCAATTGTCGGTAATGCAATTGAGCGTCCTTTTTTGATTGCGTGTTTTtcaggaaaacaaaaaccaacaaacgcaaacggttttttGAAAGACTTCGCGGAAGAAGTTAGTCTATTAAGGACAAATGGCTTGAAAGTAGGCTCATTCCCCGATTTGAAACGGTTTGATGTTCATCTATTTATATGCGATTCACCCGCACGAGCTTTTATTTCTGGAGTACAAGGACATAGCGGAAAACGCAGTTGTCCTAAGTGTTGCCAGGTGGGAGAACGTATAGGAACAAGATTGTCATTCTCAAAACAGATATGTGAGTTGCGAACCGACTTAGCCTTTAAGAACAGACTTGACAAGGAACACCATAACTTACAACAACAAAGTGTGCTTGAGGCAGCAAACTTTCGTATGGTATCCCAATTCCCCCTAGATCCAATGCATCTTGTTGATCTAGGCGTGACAAAGGGAAACATTGCTGAAATGAATACAAGGTTTGACTATATATCTTCCTACGTCCCTTCAGAATTCGGAAGAGTTTGCAGAAatttagaagaaaataaaaactggAAATCAACAGAGTACAGACAGTTTTTACTTTATTCTGGGATATTTGTTTTAAAAGGTTGCGTTGATGATAATTTGTATTATCATTTCCTTCTTTTACATGCCAGCATACGAATCCTTTCTTGTGGAACATTTTGCGAAACCGAGACCAATGTTGTACAAGAAATGTTAGACGAGTTTGTCAACCTCTTTGGTGAAATTTACGGTGACGATTTAATTAGCTTTAACATCCACTGTTTGTTGCATTTGCCTGCGTGTGCCAGAGATAATGGGACTTTGGATCAATTCTCtgcatacaaatttgaaaattttatgcaattcctgaaaaagttgataaaaaagcccaatcaaattttgcagcaactttattttcgCCTTCAGGAGAGAAAATGcctagaaataaaaaaaacatcaaaatatgGTTCTCTTATTATTGATCCAAAAAAAGAGAAGGATTCATATTTCTTTAGTAAGGGGACAGGTCCaataaaaataatagaaacaaTAAACGAATCGGGAAAGGACGTGGTAGTAGCGAACGCATTTCTTAAAGTCGATAATTATTACGAAGCACCACTTGAGTCACTTTCAGCCCTTGGTATATTGGTTGGAAGTAGGTTGGATGAAATGAGACTTGAAATTTCCTGGGAAGATATTGAACATAAGTATTTTTGTATtccttttgaaaataaatatcttCTCATACCCTTACTTCATAacctttttcacaaattttctaaCTAA
- the LOC137245147 gene encoding uncharacterized protein isoform X3: MCKFNPSRYSDFMESQRGEGGEKSLTMVDRHTKKQAYTLEKVKYISSGSRIFTLACLGPRYFCVSERVLYQVRNMKRRTFYNLCSQENQEFKRSAAEYANISKFARAYADFNAVAPDVWDTTSESSFCRQESSECATDAENTFDSFPSELSTAEKLYYIKSWAMRHNITQEALNDLVRTLLIIGVKNLPLSAQTILETPKNSVEVQNILGGEFAYYGIQSYFESRLFPSLKNATQVLIDVGIDSLKPFESSKRVLWPILGSIVGNAIERPFLIACFSGKQKPTNANGFLKDFAEEVSLLRTNGLKVGSFPDLKRFDVHLFICDSPARAFISGVQGHSGKRSCPKCCQVGERIGTRLSFSKQICELRTDLAFKNRLDKEHHNLQQQSVLEAANFRMVSQFPLDPMHLVDLGVTKGNIAEMNTRFDYISSYVPSEFGRVCRNLEENKNWKSTEYRQFLLYSGIFVLKGCVDDNLYYHFLLLHASIRILSCGTFCETETNVVQEMLDEFVNLFGEIYGDDLISFNIHCLLHLPACARDNGTLDQFSAYKFENFMQFLKKLIKKPNQILQQLYFRLQERKCLEIKKTSKYGSLIIDPKKEKDSYFFSKGTGPIKIIETINESGKDVVVANAFLKVDNYYEAPLESLSALGILVGSRLDEMRLEISWEDIEHKYFCIPFENKYLLIPLLHNLFHKFSN, translated from the exons atgtgtaaatt TAATCCCTCTAGATATTCAGATTTCATGGAATCTCAACGTGGAGAAGGAGGTGAAAAGTCCTTGACTATGGTGGACAGACACACAAAAAA gCAAGCATATACTTTGGAAAAGGTTAAGTATATCAGCAGTGGAAGCAGAATTTTTACGCTCGCGTGTTTGGGTCCGCGCTATTTTTGTGTTTCTGAACGTGTCCTATATCAGGTAAGAAATATGAAGAGAAGAACGTTTTATAACCTTTGCAGTCAGGAAAATCAAGAATTTAAGCGCAGTGCAGCCGAATACgccaatatttcaaaatttgctcgGGCATATGCTGATTTTAATGCAGTTGCGCCAGATGTGTGGGACACCACCTCCGAAAGCTCTTTCTGCCGTCAGGAATCTTCTGAATGTGCAACAGATGCTGAGAATACGTTCGACAGCTTCCCTTCTGAACTTTCGACTGCAGAAAAATTGTATTATATAAAGTCATGGGCCATGCGACATAATATTACCCAAGAAGCATTAAATGATCTCGTTCGGACCTTATTAATTATTGGGGTGAAAAATCTGCCGCTGTCGGCACAGACAATTCTTGAAACACCCAAAAATAGTGTGGAAGTACAGAATATTCTCGGTGGTGAGTTTGCATACTATGGCATTCAGTCCTACTTCGAGTCAAGGTTGTTTCCTAGTCTAAAAAACGCTACACAAGTATTAATAGATGTGGGAATTGATAGTCTCAAACCATTTGAAAGTTCGAAGAGAGTGCTATGGCCGATTCTAGGATCAATTGTCGGTAATGCAATTGAGCGTCCTTTTTTGATTGCGTGTTTTtcaggaaaacaaaaaccaacaaacgcaaacggttttttGAAAGACTTCGCGGAAGAAGTTAGTCTATTAAGGACAAATGGCTTGAAAGTAGGCTCATTCCCCGATTTGAAACGGTTTGATGTTCATCTATTTATATGCGATTCACCCGCACGAGCTTTTATTTCTGGAGTACAAGGACATAGCGGAAAACGCAGTTGTCCTAAGTGTTGCCAGGTGGGAGAACGTATAGGAACAAGATTGTCATTCTCAAAACAGATATGTGAGTTGCGAACCGACTTAGCCTTTAAGAACAGACTTGACAAGGAACACCATAACTTACAACAACAAAGTGTGCTTGAGGCAGCAAACTTTCGTATGGTATCCCAATTCCCCCTAGATCCAATGCATCTTGTTGATCTAGGCGTGACAAAGGGAAACATTGCTGAAATGAATACAAGGTTTGACTATATATCTTCCTACGTCCCTTCAGAATTCGGAAGAGTTTGCAGAAatttagaagaaaataaaaactggAAATCAACAGAGTACAGACAGTTTTTACTTTATTCTGGGATATTTGTTTTAAAAGGTTGCGTTGATGATAATTTGTATTATCATTTCCTTCTTTTACATGCCAGCATACGAATCCTTTCTTGTGGAACATTTTGCGAAACCGAGACCAATGTTGTACAAGAAATGTTAGACGAGTTTGTCAACCTCTTTGGTGAAATTTACGGTGACGATTTAATTAGCTTTAACATCCACTGTTTGTTGCATTTGCCTGCGTGTGCCAGAGATAATGGGACTTTGGATCAATTCTCtgcatacaaatttgaaaattttatgcaattcctgaaaaagttgataaaaaagcccaatcaaattttgcagcaactttattttcgCCTTCAGGAGAGAAAATGcctagaaataaaaaaaacatcaaaatatgGTTCTCTTATTATTGATCCAAAAAAAGAGAAGGATTCATATTTCTTTAGTAAGGGGACAGGTCCaataaaaataatagaaacaaTAAACGAATCGGGAAAGGACGTGGTAGTAGCGAACGCATTTCTTAAAGTCGATAATTATTACGAAGCACCACTTGAGTCACTTTCAGCCCTTGGTATATTGGTTGGAAGTAGGTTGGATGAAATGAGACTTGAAATTTCCTGGGAAGATATTGAACATAAGTATTTTTGTATtccttttgaaaataaatatcttCTCATACCCTTACTTCATAacctttttcacaaattttctaaCTAA
- the LOC137245147 gene encoding uncharacterized protein isoform X4 yields MCKLYSDFMESQRGEGGEKSLTMVDRHTKKQAYTLEKVKYISSGSRIFTLACLGPRYFCVSERVLYQVRNMKRRTFYNLCSQENQEFKRSAAEYANISKFARAYADFNAVAPDVWDTTSESSFCRQESSECATDAENTFDSFPSELSTAEKLYYIKSWAMRHNITQEALNDLVRTLLIIGVKNLPLSAQTILETPKNSVEVQNILGGEFAYYGIQSYFESRLFPSLKNATQVLIDVGIDSLKPFESSKRVLWPILGSIVGNAIERPFLIACFSGKQKPTNANGFLKDFAEEVSLLRTNGLKVGSFPDLKRFDVHLFICDSPARAFISGVQGHSGKRSCPKCCQVGERIGTRLSFSKQICELRTDLAFKNRLDKEHHNLQQQSVLEAANFRMVSQFPLDPMHLVDLGVTKGNIAEMNTRFDYISSYVPSEFGRVCRNLEENKNWKSTEYRQFLLYSGIFVLKGCVDDNLYYHFLLLHASIRILSCGTFCETETNVVQEMLDEFVNLFGEIYGDDLISFNIHCLLHLPACARDNGTLDQFSAYKFENFMQFLKKLIKKPNQILQQLYFRLQERKCLEIKKTSKYGSLIIDPKKEKDSYFFSKGTGPIKIIETINESGKDVVVANAFLKVDNYYEAPLESLSALGILVGSRLDEMRLEISWEDIEHKYFCIPFENKYLLIPLLHNLFHKFSN; encoded by the exons atgtgtaaatt ATATTCAGATTTCATGGAATCTCAACGTGGAGAAGGAGGTGAAAAGTCCTTGACTATGGTGGACAGACACACAAAAAA gCAAGCATATACTTTGGAAAAGGTTAAGTATATCAGCAGTGGAAGCAGAATTTTTACGCTCGCGTGTTTGGGTCCGCGCTATTTTTGTGTTTCTGAACGTGTCCTATATCAGGTAAGAAATATGAAGAGAAGAACGTTTTATAACCTTTGCAGTCAGGAAAATCAAGAATTTAAGCGCAGTGCAGCCGAATACgccaatatttcaaaatttgctcgGGCATATGCTGATTTTAATGCAGTTGCGCCAGATGTGTGGGACACCACCTCCGAAAGCTCTTTCTGCCGTCAGGAATCTTCTGAATGTGCAACAGATGCTGAGAATACGTTCGACAGCTTCCCTTCTGAACTTTCGACTGCAGAAAAATTGTATTATATAAAGTCATGGGCCATGCGACATAATATTACCCAAGAAGCATTAAATGATCTCGTTCGGACCTTATTAATTATTGGGGTGAAAAATCTGCCGCTGTCGGCACAGACAATTCTTGAAACACCCAAAAATAGTGTGGAAGTACAGAATATTCTCGGTGGTGAGTTTGCATACTATGGCATTCAGTCCTACTTCGAGTCAAGGTTGTTTCCTAGTCTAAAAAACGCTACACAAGTATTAATAGATGTGGGAATTGATAGTCTCAAACCATTTGAAAGTTCGAAGAGAGTGCTATGGCCGATTCTAGGATCAATTGTCGGTAATGCAATTGAGCGTCCTTTTTTGATTGCGTGTTTTtcaggaaaacaaaaaccaacaaacgcaaacggttttttGAAAGACTTCGCGGAAGAAGTTAGTCTATTAAGGACAAATGGCTTGAAAGTAGGCTCATTCCCCGATTTGAAACGGTTTGATGTTCATCTATTTATATGCGATTCACCCGCACGAGCTTTTATTTCTGGAGTACAAGGACATAGCGGAAAACGCAGTTGTCCTAAGTGTTGCCAGGTGGGAGAACGTATAGGAACAAGATTGTCATTCTCAAAACAGATATGTGAGTTGCGAACCGACTTAGCCTTTAAGAACAGACTTGACAAGGAACACCATAACTTACAACAACAAAGTGTGCTTGAGGCAGCAAACTTTCGTATGGTATCCCAATTCCCCCTAGATCCAATGCATCTTGTTGATCTAGGCGTGACAAAGGGAAACATTGCTGAAATGAATACAAGGTTTGACTATATATCTTCCTACGTCCCTTCAGAATTCGGAAGAGTTTGCAGAAatttagaagaaaataaaaactggAAATCAACAGAGTACAGACAGTTTTTACTTTATTCTGGGATATTTGTTTTAAAAGGTTGCGTTGATGATAATTTGTATTATCATTTCCTTCTTTTACATGCCAGCATACGAATCCTTTCTTGTGGAACATTTTGCGAAACCGAGACCAATGTTGTACAAGAAATGTTAGACGAGTTTGTCAACCTCTTTGGTGAAATTTACGGTGACGATTTAATTAGCTTTAACATCCACTGTTTGTTGCATTTGCCTGCGTGTGCCAGAGATAATGGGACTTTGGATCAATTCTCtgcatacaaatttgaaaattttatgcaattcctgaaaaagttgataaaaaagcccaatcaaattttgcagcaactttattttcgCCTTCAGGAGAGAAAATGcctagaaataaaaaaaacatcaaaatatgGTTCTCTTATTATTGATCCAAAAAAAGAGAAGGATTCATATTTCTTTAGTAAGGGGACAGGTCCaataaaaataatagaaacaaTAAACGAATCGGGAAAGGACGTGGTAGTAGCGAACGCATTTCTTAAAGTCGATAATTATTACGAAGCACCACTTGAGTCACTTTCAGCCCTTGGTATATTGGTTGGAAGTAGGTTGGATGAAATGAGACTTGAAATTTCCTGGGAAGATATTGAACATAAGTATTTTTGTATtccttttgaaaataaatatcttCTCATACCCTTACTTCATAacctttttcacaaattttctaaCTAA
- the LOC137245147 gene encoding uncharacterized protein isoform X7: MVYNLFKSIKQAYTLEKVKYISSGSRIFTLACLGPRYFCVSERVLYQVRNMKRRTFYNLCSQENQEFKRSAAEYANISKFARAYADFNAVAPDVWDTTSESSFCRQESSECATDAENTFDSFPSELSTAEKLYYIKSWAMRHNITQEALNDLVRTLLIIGVKNLPLSAQTILETPKNSVEVQNILGGEFAYYGIQSYFESRLFPSLKNATQVLIDVGIDSLKPFESSKRVLWPILGSIVGNAIERPFLIACFSGKQKPTNANGFLKDFAEEVSLLRTNGLKVGSFPDLKRFDVHLFICDSPARAFISGVQGHSGKRSCPKCCQVGERIGTRLSFSKQICELRTDLAFKNRLDKEHHNLQQQSVLEAANFRMVSQFPLDPMHLVDLGVTKGNIAEMNTRFDYISSYVPSEFGRVCRNLEENKNWKSTEYRQFLLYSGIFVLKGCVDDNLYYHFLLLHASIRILSCGTFCETETNVVQEMLDEFVNLFGEIYGDDLISFNIHCLLHLPACARDNGTLDQFSAYKFENFMQFLKKLIKKPNQILQQLYFRLQERKCLEIKKTSKYGSLIIDPKKEKDSYFFSKGTGPIKIIETINESGKDVVVANAFLKVDNYYEAPLESLSALGILVGSRLDEMRLEISWEDIEHKYFCIPFENKYLLIPLLHNLFHKFSN, encoded by the exons ATGGTTTATAATTTATTCAAGTCCATAAA gCAAGCATATACTTTGGAAAAGGTTAAGTATATCAGCAGTGGAAGCAGAATTTTTACGCTCGCGTGTTTGGGTCCGCGCTATTTTTGTGTTTCTGAACGTGTCCTATATCAGGTAAGAAATATGAAGAGAAGAACGTTTTATAACCTTTGCAGTCAGGAAAATCAAGAATTTAAGCGCAGTGCAGCCGAATACgccaatatttcaaaatttgctcgGGCATATGCTGATTTTAATGCAGTTGCGCCAGATGTGTGGGACACCACCTCCGAAAGCTCTTTCTGCCGTCAGGAATCTTCTGAATGTGCAACAGATGCTGAGAATACGTTCGACAGCTTCCCTTCTGAACTTTCGACTGCAGAAAAATTGTATTATATAAAGTCATGGGCCATGCGACATAATATTACCCAAGAAGCATTAAATGATCTCGTTCGGACCTTATTAATTATTGGGGTGAAAAATCTGCCGCTGTCGGCACAGACAATTCTTGAAACACCCAAAAATAGTGTGGAAGTACAGAATATTCTCGGTGGTGAGTTTGCATACTATGGCATTCAGTCCTACTTCGAGTCAAGGTTGTTTCCTAGTCTAAAAAACGCTACACAAGTATTAATAGATGTGGGAATTGATAGTCTCAAACCATTTGAAAGTTCGAAGAGAGTGCTATGGCCGATTCTAGGATCAATTGTCGGTAATGCAATTGAGCGTCCTTTTTTGATTGCGTGTTTTtcaggaaaacaaaaaccaacaaacgcaaacggttttttGAAAGACTTCGCGGAAGAAGTTAGTCTATTAAGGACAAATGGCTTGAAAGTAGGCTCATTCCCCGATTTGAAACGGTTTGATGTTCATCTATTTATATGCGATTCACCCGCACGAGCTTTTATTTCTGGAGTACAAGGACATAGCGGAAAACGCAGTTGTCCTAAGTGTTGCCAGGTGGGAGAACGTATAGGAACAAGATTGTCATTCTCAAAACAGATATGTGAGTTGCGAACCGACTTAGCCTTTAAGAACAGACTTGACAAGGAACACCATAACTTACAACAACAAAGTGTGCTTGAGGCAGCAAACTTTCGTATGGTATCCCAATTCCCCCTAGATCCAATGCATCTTGTTGATCTAGGCGTGACAAAGGGAAACATTGCTGAAATGAATACAAGGTTTGACTATATATCTTCCTACGTCCCTTCAGAATTCGGAAGAGTTTGCAGAAatttagaagaaaataaaaactggAAATCAACAGAGTACAGACAGTTTTTACTTTATTCTGGGATATTTGTTTTAAAAGGTTGCGTTGATGATAATTTGTATTATCATTTCCTTCTTTTACATGCCAGCATACGAATCCTTTCTTGTGGAACATTTTGCGAAACCGAGACCAATGTTGTACAAGAAATGTTAGACGAGTTTGTCAACCTCTTTGGTGAAATTTACGGTGACGATTTAATTAGCTTTAACATCCACTGTTTGTTGCATTTGCCTGCGTGTGCCAGAGATAATGGGACTTTGGATCAATTCTCtgcatacaaatttgaaaattttatgcaattcctgaaaaagttgataaaaaagcccaatcaaattttgcagcaactttattttcgCCTTCAGGAGAGAAAATGcctagaaataaaaaaaacatcaaaatatgGTTCTCTTATTATTGATCCAAAAAAAGAGAAGGATTCATATTTCTTTAGTAAGGGGACAGGTCCaataaaaataatagaaacaaTAAACGAATCGGGAAAGGACGTGGTAGTAGCGAACGCATTTCTTAAAGTCGATAATTATTACGAAGCACCACTTGAGTCACTTTCAGCCCTTGGTATATTGGTTGGAAGTAGGTTGGATGAAATGAGACTTGAAATTTCCTGGGAAGATATTGAACATAAGTATTTTTGTATtccttttgaaaataaatatcttCTCATACCCTTACTTCATAacctttttcacaaattttctaaCTAA